A window of Rhipicephalus microplus isolate Deutch F79 chromosome X, USDA_Rmic, whole genome shotgun sequence genomic DNA:
AGGGGTAGCTACTTCGGCGCTTCTTCTTGCAGACAGGTGTAATAGTTTTCcttgtagtggttttgggacggaaaatcgcacatatcaatcaatagtttTCGCACCTCTTTACAAGATAAGAAATTGGCAGACAAGCACCAGTATTGGCAAGCAAGTATTAAGCCATCTAGTCGCGTATTTCAGAACCTCTGCCAACTTTTCTGAGCAGATTCTGCTTCGGCGAGCCTATATTCAAACCTTGTGTCTTCTTTGCCACAGGTCATGTCAGAATAAGACAAACTTTGTGCGCGCCGAGCTCGATCACACTCAATTTCGCCCTTCGAATTCAATTATGAAAATCACGACCTACGTGCCGCTTTCGTTACTGCTAAAAATTGACATGCTTAGAGCTATGATGCACAAGAACTTCACCAACAATATGCACACAACAGAATACTAAAAAGCTTATGGGTGACTCTTGGCTGATTTCTGACATCAAACTCATGTTAGTTGCGGGAAAACATCTCCATGACGACAGAGACCTCATGAGAGAAAACGGAGAGCACGATTGTCGCAAAAGATTCTAAAAATTCTCTATATTTTAACGAAGACATCTCGTATAATTTTGGCACGTAGGAAAAAGAAAACCAATCGCATAGAATGCAAAAACTAGTGAGTTTGAAGCATTTCAAAGGATTTAAAAAAACTGCCACAACAAAGCCGTTACTATTAAGGAGCAGGTTGAATAGCAAGTACGGCTCCTCCGTTGAGAACCAAAGAACATGTAAGCTTCATATTTATTGCTATTACACCTACGTAAAAATTCACACCGATGCGACTCGCAGCTGACACATCATTACCTGCCACATTCTGGTAAATGTATTGTCACGTGCTCGGGACGTCGAAGAAGGCAGCAGTCAGCGTTCCAGGCTCAAACTGTATTTAGCCAAACTTGTGGCAAGGAAACCGAATATTTTAGGCAAGCAATGTGTATACATAATTCACTGATAGCGCCGAACAGAGTGTTGGCTATCGATATTCTGATCCGCGCCAACATGTGTCATCATTTGTACGCGTACTTTCGAATATTTTAGCGTTATCGCTGATGGCCGAGTTTGTTTTATAATAAACTTAGATGTTGCGTTTGCGCTCTGAAGCCAATGAAATGGCCTGAAAACGAGCCAGAATGCACTCGGTCATTCTGGCGCCGATCGTACGAAGCCGTGTCTGCACGTGCAATACACCGACAATGTGAAACAGACCGTTTGGCGTAGTAAATATTTTGAgactcgtgcaaaaaaaaaatcgtttgaAGGCCGACCATTCCCCCTCCAAGCTTCTTCATGCAATGTCACCGTGTTTCTTCGTCCGTTCCTTCTCCAGGCCTCAGCTATGCGAGAAGACTTCCTGCTCGAATACGGCTAGTCGACAAGACATCGTCACAAAATTTGAAGAACAAACACTAATACAACGTCCAAACAACAGACCAAATGACTTCGATACAAAAGCATCATTAGGATCGAATAAACCATGGCTTGGGAACGGGCATGAGAAGCCCGTATACCAAACTATCCTGGGACATTTCTGGGGCGCAGGATGGCCTTTGCCCGGACGTGTGAACGATTCACCGTTTTTGACTAAAGCCTCCTAGTTGTGCCAGTGTGGCCGGAGAGACATGAAACGCAAACCATACGCTTAACTACGGGGAATACTTGTATGCGTAACGTATATTAATCTGGACAAAAATGTCATAAATACCAGTTTCGCCTCGAGGGCACAGCCATGATGCAACAGAcagaaagtgattgattgattgattgattgattgattgatatgtgtggtttgatgtcccaaaaccaccatatgattatgtgagacgccataggggagggctccggaaatttcgacaccctGGAGGTCTTTGCACGcatatctaagcacacgggcctacagccagAATGTTGAACGCTTATGGAGACAAGCAGCTCACTCATTTGCACCCGATCTAGCAAAACTCGACAAAAAATTCGTGTTAGGGAATAGAGCCTATTCAATATAAATTGCAGATTTTGTGCTGTCTGTCATCCCCACCTGAAATTAGCGGTGAAGCCACACAGCAAGTACAAAGAACACGAGTCGTCTACCGATTTCCGTCGAGATAGCTCTCGCGACCAACCCCTTTTGATAAAAGTTGGATAAAAGCAGGAATCCAACTCAGTCATTCTGCGTGCTAGCCAAATATTCTACGAAAGAGTCACGCGAGGTCTCGCAACTGCTTTGGAATAGTCCGCCATATGCGTAAAGCCTCCATTGGGGATGCAATGATGGGTATCAATTTTCATAAGTATTACATATGCACCCCTATGATACAGCCTTCATGGTAGGTTGCGATCAACTTTCGTTAAGTGCAATGCACTGAAGGTGTAAGATAGTTTATATGAATAGAAGAACGGCGCAAATAGACATTGCTAACTTCATTTCGAGATCAATAATAAATATCAGTGCATCTCGACGTAGTGATAGACGATGACGACAACTGGTCGAAGCTATAAGCCGTAAAGTTCATATTGTCTACGTTGAATTACCGGACTACCATAAAGGACCGacaaatgaacggatggacgcacagacgggcaCGTGGACGTCTGCGCGTGAGGAGAAACAAGTGGACGTAtgcacagatgcatggacagtcGGACGCATAGttggacggaaggacagacagatggatggacgaacagagtGATGGGTGAGCCCACGAATGGACGAACGACAGATCAATGGTcggacagactgatggacagTTGAATGAACGAGTGACCGGATTGACGGACGGTTGGCCCGGGTGATTGCGTATTGCTCTGTTGCATACTTGATCACACATAACGTCGGCTCTTTATATATCAATCTAATTTTATTGATAAAACGTAAGCAATTGTTACAATTTAGCTAGACCGCAGGCCAATATTGGCTAGTGGTCGGCCCATATCCGAGTATATAACTTTGATATAGACTGACCAAATCAGAATTTCGATATGGTTGGTCCATATCGCAGTTTTGCCATGCACATACCTTTTCATTATTTGTAGTGCAGTAGTTGTTTTTGTTAATATTTTGGGGCCTAATGGACACCAAGAACGTCGGCCCTATAGGAGCTTTGCCCCAAGAGCTGGCATCAGCAGCGTTGATCAAACGAACGCATAGAATAGCTATCATGGTCCGAGCAGGAATCTAACCCCAGTATTCTTCTAGGCAATCAACTATTCTATCACAAAGCGATGCCAGGTCCCGGAACTGCTTTTGAAGTAGACCACAATGTTCGTTAAACGGCAATTgtgtttgcagtgctggctataaaATTTTATAAACGgtgcatatgtactcctatcaTACAGCCGATAGGTTGTAATACCGGAAATCGTACTGAAGCGCCATCTAGTGAAGCTCATTTATCGATACATGGCCACAAACGTTgcttgcacaagcgctacttataagcttattgcttctggtgttgctaatacctatGTTGCTGTGGGAATCGTTACACAAAAGTAAAAATGTGAATGTTGAACAAATATGTGTGCATACAACATTTGTACGTTTAGCGTCATTTTGTGGCAATTGGCATAATAcgaaaattgcaacacagtcgcCATCGCATCGCAGGTTTTGCATAACGTCGAGTGCCAAGGTACATGGGATCTACCGATCCTTTTTTTGTGTGAGTTTCTTCTCGCTGCTTGACGTGACAAAATACGGGTGGCCAGTTTTCTCTCTTCTTGAAGAGCATTCAGCGGCAGGCCTCGCACGCGTGGCGATGCTATCGCTTGCGCTCTTCGTGCGACGGACATGAATACATAGGTGGCTAGATTTATCTCTTCTTCAGCCAGCCGTTTTTGTCCCCAGCTGACGCGCGCTTTCGTTCGCTCGTCTCACCTGTGATGCGTGTGGGGATGCTGTATATATGGACTTTATTCTCAATAGGATGGCCACGGCATTTTGAAAATAACGCCGAGAGTGTCGATGcatttgctatcacaataaaagacGAAATTGCTTGTACGCTTTTCTCACTAGCACTGATGATATTGacgcgagagcgttaaagagctcgtgtcggaGAACTTCCGGTATCCGCGGCGACGCCGTTAGTGGCGATCAAAACATCGGCGTGGTCCATGTTTGAAAATGGTGGTGACTGCAAATAATTAAAATAATGTATCCGAGTCGCAATCGAGCATAGGCGATCTGTGCTGCAAGCAGGAGTTCTACAGAGCCACGCCTACCAGTGCATGAAACTGCTGCGGAAGTAAAATACACAGGTCATGCAGCGCAAGGAGTCGTGTCAAGATGTACAATTGAGCGTGGCAGAACATCACAATGGCACCAGCTGTCACACCTTGATAATTGAGCAAAGATTTGGTAGTAGGCCTACACACACACATCCTTCCTTACACTTTGTCCTCGTTCTCACCCAAAGCATCCACAATGTTGCACAGCTGCAAAGGTCCGCATGTTCATAGCTCGCCCATGGCTCCAGCATGACGGCCTAAAGATGATTTCAGGGCAGTATATTCACGTGCGATTAACCTGATTCTGTCTGAAAACGATGTCGAAGGAGCGCTCTTTGGCTACTGTGCATAAATAGCGACAAAATCAAAATGCAAGGCAGGGGGTTTAATTCGATGCACTCAACCAGGCACGTGACATCATAAATTTCGCTCACCAGCATGTTCGTGCTTCTATGTGGTATATTAAGGTATGTCAGTGCAAGCCATTTATTGTTTTGCGCACGCACACTGGGTACATCGTTAATTCCCAAAACGATCTTATGGCATATTGCGGGCTTCATAACTGCACTATAGCAGTAGGCGTTGCTTTCCCCACGTCCTGGCTGAGGTATTCAAAGAACAAGGTAGAATGTCTGAGCAAATCATAGGATGTTGCGAACGCAGCCTGTTTACGCTTTTGCAGCCTGCTCATTAAGGCGAAGCTTAAACGTCCCGAAAGTTTTAGGTATTGTGTATGCCCACCGTGGGCAAGCAAAGTGTATTGCAGTATACAGTGCGTTGCCTTTAACATTGTCTTTTACAGCTTATAAGGGTACAACAACAGAAACGTTAACTTTGTCTAAGCACAAAAAGCTTTTCCTCTAGGTGTTACCGCTCACCGTCTAGGGGCGAAGTAAGGTCGGAAATATTCTAACAATAGGCCCCGTATTTACAAGtttgcaaatgttgtcgaaagacgatagtcttccatctggagagagtgaacaaaacatttgctTTGTGGGCGAGAAAAATGCAAAGTGGGATTCTGGAGGCGcagcgtgagacatgagcgtcatctggcagtaatcttggaaaacgaaagaaTGGCCTGTGACATAGCGTGCGGCCAGCGGGCGTGCACCATCTTAAAGGCCCTAGTTTGTAGAATGCAGGGCCACCTGCAGGTTGCAGCACCATATCGTCTTATTCAAACATAGAAATCATCCACCCTTctgtgcatagcgtcgcattctCAGCGCAGCCTAATACACGTTATAGTCCTTACAACTACTTatatatgcattttctagtatatTGAAGCAGGCCACTGAATACTAACGGATTGATTTTGTGCGTCAGATATGCgcagcgtctttttttttattttgacagaGCGCACAAGCATGAACGGAAAAACCAGATCAAGACTGGTGGGCGTTAAGGAAGTGGTTGAACTTTGCCCTAATAATGAATTCTTTCGGTTGACAGACAGATGGTAGTAATTTTTGGAGTTTCACGTAAAATGTGTCTCAAATGTAAACCCAATGAAGTGACTCTGGTACTTCAGGAAGGGTTCAAAGCTACATCGTCGTAAAAACCTGCAACGCCAGCAAAGGAAGAAACCAAGGTGCATTCAGTGAACTCACCGTGTGCACGGGAAGAAAAGTGTGCTTCCGTAGCAGCGGTTCGACACGTGGCGGCCGTTGACACAGCTAGCGAGGCAGCTCTTGATGCTTGCGAACCACTTGGAGCAGCGGTTGCCCACGTGCACTGGGTCTTTGGCTGCCAGTACGCAGGCTTTCCTGCAGGCACTGCAGCAGAATTCGTGCTTTGGAAGTCCGCAGTGAGTGTACACGTGTCCACTGTACGACTCGAGGGTGACGGCCTGTGGTGCGCAAGAATTGTGTACATCAATGCAACATATGAAAAAGGCGTCAATGTATAAAAGATTTAAAACACCAATaagtgagacctggctctcgcaACCTTTTACAATATTGATGATATTTAAGAAAAGTACTTCTTCAGCCACTGAAACTTGCTCTCTTTCGATCACCTTTTTTACACACCCTGGAGGAACCTCATTGCGTGGTGGCTAGAGGAAGATTTCTAAAGTGGTGTGCCAGTCGTTGCCGCGCAAAAGCCGTGGGCATTCGCCGCTGCTATGCAGGGCCTATGTTCGGAGATGTTGCATTACAAGTGCCTAAGTATTACGGTACCTATACCATTGTTTTCTAACACGGAGTAGATGAACAGAAGAAAATTTTACTAGCAATCGCCAGGTGTTAGGTTCGTAGTGATGAAATGCGTTTACTCATCTTTTTTGTAGTGTGTGTAGCTTAGGTCAACAACGCGAAGTACAAAGCGAAGCCTTTCGCACGCTGTCGTAGTAATCTACCAAAAGATACCGTCTTGGCTGTCAGTCATGTCTTGGACTGTGTgatgacacacgcacacacacatatatatatatatatatatatatatatatatatatatatatatatatatatatatatatatatatatatatatatatatatatatatatatatataaatatatgtatatatatgagaCAATGCACAACgggagtgttgtcaacaaggataaatatatttatttcccaacagtttcgggaggggcaGTCGCCGCTCCCGAATCTCCCAAggatatatttatccttgttgacaacgctcctgttgtgccatatctcataccttcacgaagactgaCTGGCCagttgaattattactcccactatatatatatatatatatatatatatatatatatatatatatatatatatatatatgtatgtatgtatatatatatacgaacaaTGCTTGTATACCTTTCCACGTGTTAAGCTCAGGTCACTTAAACTGCGAGTTGAGAATGCCAGGCACCCATAATCCCTTACACCAGCGTTTTACACAGTTATGAAAGGTTTCTATTAGAAAGCGCACTTAGTCTCCATTTTACGAGAAGAGAACTTTTTCCCGGTATTAGAGGTATGACGTGAGACCGTTTAGGACAGgatatgacgtttttttttccatTCATTTCATCTATAATATTTTTCAGCCTGTCGATTCTTCATGCTAACTACAGCCCAACTGAGCAAATTCTGCTTTACTGACTGACTGACAAAAGGAAGGAGAACCGGACAAACAGTTACAATGAAACCTTGAATACTTACAGACGGTCACTAATTAAAATAAACTTCTGTCTCAGTCAGATGTTGAAGTTGGTTGCCAAGAAAGAGTAGCACTAAAGTAAATTATGCAAAAGGTAAATATATACATCGTATAAACTCATGCGTTGATACTACATTTCCCGTGGTAATCTTCACCACGCAATATGTTGAGGTTTACTTCACATGAGGACGACACCCGTGCTCCTGTGAGGTTTTTTCGTCCATTTTTGAATTAGTGCTGCATTTTTCAGGTGTATCCGTACCAATCAAACGCATTCATTCCCATTGGCGTCATATATATATTTAGAATGGGCTAGAAAGCCCGCACCCGTCCCCGTGAGCAGTTTCATAGGTTTCTTTTTAAATAGCAGTTAGCAAATGCCATTCGTGCAGCTTCAATGCAAAGATTTTGAACATGCTGCTATTTAGTATTTATTTCATGCAAAGGCCACTTTGTGATGTTACTGCTCTACTCCGATATCACAAGTGTAACGTTGGCCGAAGAAGCCcctaaaaaaaaactattcagtGAACAAAGTTATTAGCCGCTCGCAGCCCTAATTTCATTACCGGAAGACATCAAGGCATACATGAAATACATCACAAATAATGAGCCAACTTACACGTCTCCGTtgcacgtcgtcttcttcctgAGCACCAGTTGTGGCTGCGGTAATTGGCGGAGTCGTCACTGGGCTAGTCATCACCCTCGTCAGCACTAGTCGAGCTGTCCTTTCTTTCGCAGCCCTGGCCGCAACTTGGACTCTAGTGAAAGTGCCTGTCGTCGTTCTCCTGCTCCCCTTTTCATCGACGTCCGGATGTGCGCCCCTCCTCGGAATGAACCACTGGACAACGGTTTTGGGCGCTATCTCCAGCCGCTGCTCGAAAACTCCATACGCGACGTCTGGTGTGACGTGGTAAGGCGACAGTGAGTTGTGGACAATGGGCAGCCTGATGCCTAGGAGCAGCTTTGCAAAAGCGATGCCAAGGACGACACTCAGGAACTCGACATGACTGGGTTTGGAGGGCTCGCACAAGGATTCGGGATGCAGCGTCTGCTCGGAAACGGGCCCTGAGCCATCTTCGTAGTAGTACCCCTGAAAGCTACGATCCGATGGCACAGCAGCTGCTGGCCATAGACCTTCTGCCAGAAAACATAACCCAGCTGGTGATGGTGCAGCCAACGTCGGCGAAGGCGTCCATTTGCTGCGGAATCTCCGAACTGGTGGTGAGACGACGCTGGATCGCTTGGCGTCCCCGTAACACTGAGGCTCCCCTTGAACGGGCTGCATTCTCGCCAAATGCACACGTGGACAATCGAAGGATGTTTACAAGCAGAACGAGGCAACGGCGCGCGTGACGCTGGTACTTCTTCGTCTTCGCTGCCTCACGGCACGCACTCCGGATTCAAGAGTTCTTGCTGTTGTTCACATATTAATCGTGGCGCATACCTTCTatggggaattggccaagaattaagtggttttaaaaaattattgttcagatttAAAATATTggagatataatagaaagattaccgataaccTAGGAAACTATGGTGCTTGAACTAATACATACAATtctttaaataaagaaacaaatttattcttaggaAAGAGAAATATCCCGATTTATACGCGTATAATTTTGTAGACACGGTAAATGAATGAAACATATTAATTAGTCCGTCTATTAGTTTCATCAGGATAGTCCGAGATGGCCGCGCATACTGTTGCAGTAGAGAACCCAGAAATTGAAGCTCCGAAAGGCAAAATGGCAGGCAGAGATATGTCATTACCAATACCAcacaaaggtatttctaatataGTTTTTCGTATTATGTTAAACCACAcgcaggtaaaaaaaaatgatctattgttaCAAGTTTATCAGAAAACGCACACAGTGAGGaaagtgcctgagcagacctgtgttttgAGAAATTTAGTTTTGGAACCCGGctacgcagccttgtgatagctacttcttgtttacgagtgtggcaaaagtctcttcgccagggataaattaaatggcgatattcgatagagtttgttagtgctgaacatctgaagacttccataagcgtatGTCCGCGGAATCGTGCAGCAGTCACATAAACGGATGAGGGGCAGTGTGGTAGAATCAGTTCGCTAATTAACGACTTAGATAAGGAATGGGCAATTTCATTTATGAATAAGCCTTCATGTATTGGCATCTAATCTAGTAGAACTTTTCTCAATTGTGCAGGCACTAGTGCGTGGAgcgcctttgttacttgattatcaggaccaacagaaagtgccgtaCAGGGATATAGGAAATCTGTTATGATGAAAGCTGATGTAATTGATGTATCCATCTTGCGTAAAGTAAGCAATAACcactgccagaaattcagcccccaaaacgggtatgaaatcaggTAGTCGAAGGGAAGAAATCCAATCTAAAGTTGGGCTGAAAGTACCAACCCCAGGCTTTTCATCACAGTAATAATAGCGTTTGTTGTCATACTGCTAAGAttatcttgtagtaaaccatccaaaatataatggggaagtaatttggcgttATTAGAAAAAATATCGTCAAATTGAATTCCCACAGCGTATGAATTATCATGACTCGGTATGATGTCGCATATAGGTTTGTTTAGAGCCTCCAGTAAATTTTGCGCGAATAtgatttgtggggtgtgaaatcaCGGCAATCTAGCACCAAAAAATGGTTCCGGGGAGGaaaaaaaggctgtttctgaatgtcctAACGATGATTTATAAATTCTAAG
This region includes:
- the LOC142775387 gene encoding uncharacterized protein LOC142775387, whose amino-acid sequence is MQPVQGEPQCYGDAKRSSVVSPPVRRFRSKWTPSPTLAAPSPAGLCFLAEGLWPAAAVPSDRSFQGYYYEDGSGPVSEQTLHPESLCEPSKPSHVEFLSVVLGIAFAKLLLGIRLPIVHNSLSPYHVTPDVAYGVFEQRLEIAPKTVVQWFIPRRGAHPDVDEKGSRRTTTGTFTRVQVAARAAKERTARLVLTRVMTSPVTTPPITAATTGAQEEDDVQRRRAVTLESYSGHVYTHCGLPKHEFCCSACRKACVLAAKDPVHVGNRCSKWFASIKSCLASCVNGRHVSNRCYGSTLFFPCTRQDVLDVPWYFHGKKCVPWSFPQGSCLSVGRRGVYRSWEECRRRCVLRTESECDETPAAETGSPRQLRRPYFADMQAHGGARCVNVTRCALKSHRILIGPNQFDSLSACCGACVRR